A genome region from Macrobrachium rosenbergii isolate ZJJX-2024 chromosome 42, ASM4041242v1, whole genome shotgun sequence includes the following:
- the LOC136827693 gene encoding crustacyanin-A2 subunit-like has product MFKRGGILVAFLVASVAADGLPEFLVPGKCANVKVQSGFDLRKYHGRWYQTEILENPYQPYTKCINSFYDYYDAFDGFKVTTAGFSPKGEHLKLEGKIYPTKEFPTAHMLIDFPTVFAAPYQVIETDYYTYSCVYSCLEWGGYKTEFAFVFSRNPQNGGSATAKCAEVFKRSGIDFSKFVKVPHSAECVYRA; this is encoded by the exons ATGTTCAAGCGCGGAGGAATTCTCGTTGCCTTTCTGGTGGCGTCTGTAGCTGCTGATGGACTTCCAGAATTCCTTGTCCCAGGAAAATGCGCAAATGTTAAAGTCCAGTCCGGGTTCGATCTGCGGAAG tATCACGGTCGTTGGTACCAGACAGAAATCCTGGAGAACCCTTACCAGCCTTACACCAAATGCATCAACTCCTTCTACGACTATTACGATGCTTTCGACGGCTTCAAGGTAACTACAGCTGGCTTCAGTCCCAAAGGCGAGCACCTGAAGTTGGAGGGCAAGATCTACCCCACCAAGGAGTTCCCTACTGCTCATATGTTGATTGATTTCCCTACAG TGTTCGCCGCTCCTTACCAAGTCATCGAGACTGATTACTACACCTATTCCTGCGTCTACTCTTGCCTCGAGTGGGGCGGCTACAAGACCGAGTTCGCCTTCGTCTTCTCCAGGAATCCTCAGAACGGAGGATCTGCCACGGCTAAGTGCGCCGAAGTCTTCAAGAGGAGTGGCATTGATTTCTCCAAATTCGTCAAAGTTCCCCACTCGGCCGAATGTGTCTACCGAGCTTGA